Proteins encoded in a region of the Triplophysa rosa linkage group LG6, Trosa_1v2, whole genome shotgun sequence genome:
- the LOC130555225 gene encoding uncharacterized protein LOC130555225, whose product MNSSSVLPQKHAKDEETIALQSELEAVEKQIQDLLEKQHGCENEKRRWKHPEPTLANPRAQASRTRSAQMNFTPAPAHPRRKARARTGAMTQPPPPVFEIPTRNRFAALCETECNAVVIGDSIVRNVRASSTKGKVHTHCFPGARVLDVSAQVPAILKDDANVGAVVLHAGVNDVRMRQSEILKRDFRSLIETVRNASPTARIIVSGPLPTYRRGNEKFSRLFALNKWLMSWCIEQKLLFVDNFDLFWERPRLFRPDGLHPSSIGAVLLSDNISKTLRTA is encoded by the exons ATGAATTCCTCTTCTGTTCTCCCTCAAAAGCATGCAAAAG atgaggaaacgatcgcacttcagtcggaactggaggctgtggagaagcagatccaggatctactagagaagcagcacggctgcgagaacgaaaaacggcgctggaaacatccagagccgacgctcgcaaatccgcg agcccaggcttcgagaacacggtcagcccaaatgaacttcactcctgcaccggcacacccacggcgaaaggcgcgagccaggactggagcgatgacccaaccgccgccaccggtcttcgagatcccgaccaggaaccgctttgccgccctctgcgagacggaatgcaacgctgtggtcatcggagactcaatcgtccggaacgtacgcgcttcctccactaaaggtaaggtgcacactcattgttttcctggcgcccgtgttcttgatgtctctgcgcaggtacctgcgatcctgaaggacgatgctaacgtcggagctgtcgtgctgcacgcgggggtgaatgacgtcaggatgaggcagtcggagatcctgaagagggacttcaggagtctgatcgagacggtacgcaacgcatcgcccacggcgaggatcatcgtatcagggccgcttcctacctaccgacgagggaatgaaaagttcagtagactatttgctctaaataaatggttgatgtcatggtgtattgaacagaagctgctctttgttgataattttgatctgttctgggagcgacctaggctcttccgccctgacggcctgcaccccagcagcatcggagcggttcttctgtctgacaacatctcaaagacgctacgcaccgcttga